A region of Thermococcus piezophilus DNA encodes the following proteins:
- a CDS encoding ATPase domain-containing protein, producing MVEELLKIELKGDELHRRLGGGIPAGTIMLVEGDRGSGKSIFVQRLLYGFLMNGYTASYISSQYTTVEYIKQMESLGYDIIPFIIRKKLIFVSLYPLLTGVSEKRKFFSRLFGEPRLWEPDIMIIDSFSSLFSREQDPSAVRDFLLYVKKMASLGKVIILTANIEEVDRDSLFVLEEASTMLVRLSVKVFGGDLKNSATIVKYNNAKGIFQKIIPFRVEPKVGLIVEIAAVV from the coding sequence TTGGTCGAGGAACTCCTCAAGATTGAGCTTAAGGGCGATGAGCTCCACAGGCGTCTCGGCGGGGGCATTCCCGCGGGCACCATCATGCTCGTCGAGGGTGATAGGGGTAGCGGTAAGTCTATATTTGTTCAGCGCCTTCTCTATGGCTTTCTCATGAACGGCTACACTGCCAGTTACATTTCAAGTCAGTACACTACCGTTGAGTACATAAAGCAGATGGAGTCCCTTGGTTATGATATAATCCCCTTTATAATCAGGAAGAAGCTCATTTTCGTCTCTCTTTACCCGCTACTTACTGGTGTGAGTGAGAAGAGAAAGTTCTTTAGCAGACTCTTCGGGGAGCCCCGCCTCTGGGAGCCGGACATCATGATCATTGATTCATTCTCCTCCCTCTTCTCCCGCGAGCAGGACCCAAGCGCTGTCCGCGACTTCCTCCTCTACGTCAAGAAGATGGCCTCCCTCGGCAAGGTGATAATACTCACCGCCAATATCGAGGAAGTCGACAGGGATTCTCTCTTCGTCCTTGAGGAAGCCTCCACCATGCTGGTAAGGCTCAGCGTTAAGGTCTTCGGTGGTGATCTCAAAAACTCGGCAACTATAGTCAAGTACAACAACGCCAAGGGCATATTTCAGAAGATTATCCCGTTCCGTGTGGAGCCGAAGGTTGGACTGATAGTAGAAATTGCGGCGGTGGTGTAA
- a CDS encoding flagellar protein G: MAAGGPASELIMFIVAVIVAGSVAGGLAYITNDIAHGMNDRGAMLADQLRTDFSIINDPNNIPVSGTGPYTYTFYIKNIGKEPFPFTADAVQVFIDGDMVPPANLTFTDVYGNTITTLGPYEVGVIKVTKGSLLTSGQYYTIMVVLENGKRRSLVFKAP, encoded by the coding sequence ATGGCCGCAGGAGGGCCAGCGAGCGAGTTGATTATGTTCATTGTGGCTGTGATCGTTGCCGGTAGCGTTGCCGGCGGATTAGCTTATATCACCAACGACATAGCCCACGGCATGAACGATAGAGGGGCAATGCTGGCAGATCAGCTCAGGACTGACTTCTCCATCATAAATGACCCGAACAACATACCAGTAAGTGGAACTGGGCCCTACACGTATACGTTTTACATCAAGAACATAGGGAAGGAACCCTTTCCATTCACTGCCGATGCAGTTCAGGTGTTTATTGACGGGGATATGGTGCCCCCTGCGAACCTCACTTTCACCGATGTCTATGGGAATACAATAACTACTCTCGGCCCCTACGAGGTCGGCGTGATAAAAGTCACCAAAGGTAGTCTCCTTACATCCGGACAGTACTACACCATCATGGTGGTTCTTGAAAACGGCAAGAGACGCAGCCTGGTCTTCAAGGCCCCATGA
- a CDS encoding flagellar protein: MGFSVSASTAIIFISFLIAASTLYTAWENSYSNVQAAREDWYELRLSQVHFDVGDVSITASGSSDVSVSFKYLGQTISGTVVVLHNGTYVSSVNLGYLIPNNYYTITVTGGADISGAINYATFGFDNGCMLLVEYYYDSAKLAYIVNSYSTQCPMGVS; the protein is encoded by the coding sequence ATGGGATTCAGCGTATCAGCGAGTACGGCCATAATCTTTATTTCTTTTTTAATAGCCGCCAGCACCCTTTACACCGCGTGGGAAAACAGCTACTCCAACGTCCAGGCCGCCCGCGAGGACTGGTACGAGCTCAGGCTTTCTCAGGTTCATTTCGATGTTGGTGATGTAAGCATTACTGCGTCCGGTTCCTCTGATGTGAGTGTGTCTTTCAAGTATTTGGGTCAGACCATTAGTGGAACCGTTGTTGTACTTCATAACGGAACCTACGTGTCGTCCGTTAATCTTGGCTATTTGATACCAAACAATTATTACACCATTACGGTCACTGGGGGAGCTGATATCAGCGGTGCCATTAACTATGCCACGTTTGGATTTGACAACGGATGTATGCTGCTGGTTGAGTATTATTATGACTCAGCCAAATTGGCCTATATTGTGAACAGCTACTCGACCCAGTGTCCAATGGGGGTGAGCTGA